Proteins encoded in a region of the Synechococcus sp. BIOS-U3-1 genome:
- a CDS encoding carbamoyltransferase family protein: MKAILGISAYFHDSAAALLIDGRVICAAQEERFSRKKHDARFPHHAIRFCLDQAGLSISELEAVTYYEKPLLTFERLLETYIGASPRGGRSFVAAMQTWLHEKLFLKQIMKKNLQEIAGQDATIPPLLFSEHHLSHASAAFFPSPFESSAILCMDGVGEWATTSAWMGHGDQLNPLWEISFPHSLGLLYSAFTSYCGFKVNSGEYKLMGLAPYGTPRYVDLIYDNLIDVKDDGTFRLNLDFFKFHRGFRMTSNRFHALFGQPPRKPESELTPFHMDLAASIQLVTEDIVLALATSIHKETGAKSLCLAGGVALNCVANGRLLREGPFDDIWIQPASGDAGSALGAALVTWHEHFKQPRHCTGDDAMQGTYLGPCFSNDQVCSHLNSKGIPFNTFDDTTLFETVADLLEQGKVVGWLNGRMEFGPRSLGARSILGDPRSQAMQSVMNLKIKYRESFRPFAPSVLDNHVNDQFELNQASPYMLIVAPVNNKLCIPMTEEQNQLFGIDKLNVPRSSLPAITHVDYSARVQTVHAKTNPRFHGLLSAFHRRTGCPTLVNTSFNVRGEPIVCTPEDAYRCFMRTEMDVLVLENQLLLKTDQPEQHSDNNWMTEFELD; encoded by the coding sequence ATGAAGGCCATCCTGGGGATTTCTGCTTACTTCCACGACAGCGCGGCGGCTCTGCTGATCGATGGGCGCGTCATCTGTGCTGCTCAAGAGGAACGCTTTAGCCGCAAAAAACACGACGCACGCTTCCCACACCACGCGATTCGCTTCTGCCTCGATCAGGCCGGACTCAGCATCAGCGAGCTGGAGGCAGTGACCTATTACGAAAAGCCGCTGCTCACGTTTGAGCGTCTGCTTGAGACTTACATCGGCGCCTCCCCCCGTGGCGGGCGCTCTTTCGTGGCGGCGATGCAGACGTGGCTGCATGAAAAGCTTTTCCTGAAGCAGATCATGAAAAAGAACCTGCAAGAGATTGCAGGACAGGACGCCACAATTCCGCCTCTTCTTTTCTCAGAACACCATCTTTCGCACGCCTCAGCCGCATTTTTTCCCAGCCCATTCGAATCATCAGCCATTCTCTGCATGGACGGTGTGGGGGAGTGGGCGACCACCTCCGCCTGGATGGGACATGGAGACCAACTGAATCCCCTCTGGGAGATTTCCTTCCCACATTCTCTCGGCCTGCTCTATTCGGCCTTCACCTCCTACTGCGGCTTCAAGGTGAATTCAGGGGAATACAAATTGATGGGCCTAGCCCCTTACGGAACTCCAAGATATGTCGATCTGATTTACGACAATCTCATCGATGTCAAAGACGATGGAACCTTCAGACTGAATCTTGATTTTTTCAAGTTTCACCGTGGATTCCGCATGACCAGCAACCGGTTCCATGCATTATTCGGCCAACCACCACGCAAACCGGAAAGTGAATTAACACCATTTCACATGGATCTGGCCGCTTCAATTCAGCTGGTCACCGAAGACATTGTGCTCGCCCTGGCAACCAGCATTCACAAGGAGACCGGAGCCAAGAGCCTCTGCCTTGCCGGTGGAGTGGCACTGAATTGTGTTGCCAATGGCCGCTTGCTGAGAGAAGGTCCGTTCGACGACATCTGGATTCAACCAGCAAGTGGAGACGCTGGATCAGCCCTGGGAGCGGCACTGGTGACATGGCACGAGCACTTCAAGCAACCACGCCATTGCACAGGAGATGACGCGATGCAGGGCACCTATCTGGGACCTTGCTTCAGCAATGACCAGGTCTGTAGCCATCTGAATAGCAAGGGAATTCCCTTCAACACTTTCGACGACACCACACTGTTCGAGACCGTTGCTGATCTGCTCGAGCAAGGCAAGGTTGTTGGCTGGCTCAACGGACGCATGGAGTTCGGTCCTCGCTCACTTGGCGCCCGCTCAATCCTGGGCGATCCACGCAGCCAGGCGATGCAAAGCGTGATGAACCTGAAAATCAAATATCGCGAAAGCTTCCGTCCTTTTGCACCATCAGTGCTGGACAACCATGTGAATGATCAATTCGAGCTGAATCAAGCCAGTCCATACATGCTGATCGTTGCCCCAGTAAACAACAAACTCTGTATTCCGATGACGGAAGAACAGAATCAATTGTTCGGGATCGACAAACTAAATGTGCCGCGATCTTCTTTACCGGCAATTACCCATGTCGACTATTCGGCCCGGGTGCAAACCGTGCATGCCAAAACCAACCCACGATTCCATGGGTTACTTTCCGCCTTTCATCGCCGCACGGGTTGCCCCACGCTGGTGAACACCAGTTTCAACGTTCGCGGGGAACCGATCGTCTGCACTCCCGAGGATGCCTATCGCTGCTTTATGCGCACCGAAATGGATGTCCTGGTGCTTGAAAATCAGCTTTTACTGAAAACAGACCAACCGGAACAACACAGTGACAACAACTGGATGACGGAGTTCGAACTCGATTGA
- the epsC gene encoding serine O-acetyltransferase EpsC yields the protein MFNHIRADLAIIRERDPAARGPLEILLCYPGFQALTLHRLSHRMWHSRLPLKLPSRLLSQLGRGLTGIEIHPGASIGRGVFIDHGMGVVIGETAEIGDHCLLYQGVTLGGTGKKSGKRHPTLEDNVVVGAGAKVLGALKIGTNTRIGAGSVVVRDVDADCTVVGIPGRVIHQSGVRINPLAHSALPDAEANVIRNLMERIDQLENQVGTLQTCLRAIAADQPINEVCAGASQNLKDREILEFLGE from the coding sequence ATGTTCAATCACATCCGAGCCGACCTGGCGATCATTCGCGAACGTGACCCGGCGGCGCGCGGCCCGCTGGAGATCCTGCTTTGCTATCCAGGCTTTCAGGCACTCACCCTGCACCGTCTCAGCCACCGCATGTGGCACTCGCGTCTGCCGCTCAAACTGCCGTCCAGGTTGCTGAGTCAACTGGGCCGTGGTCTCACAGGCATTGAGATCCACCCCGGAGCAAGCATCGGCAGAGGAGTCTTCATCGACCATGGCATGGGTGTGGTGATTGGTGAAACAGCGGAAATTGGAGACCACTGCTTGCTTTACCAAGGGGTCACACTCGGCGGCACCGGCAAAAAAAGCGGCAAACGCCATCCAACCCTTGAAGACAATGTGGTGGTGGGTGCCGGGGCCAAGGTGCTCGGTGCTCTGAAAATCGGAACCAACACGCGAATCGGCGCGGGCTCCGTGGTTGTGCGTGATGTTGACGCCGACTGCACCGTTGTCGGCATCCCTGGGCGGGTGATCCATCAGAGCGGTGTACGCATCAACCCTCTGGCCCACTCGGCTCTACCAGACGCCGAAGCCAACGTGATCCGCAACCTGATGGAACGGATTGATCAATTGGAAAACCAGGTGGGAACACTGCAGACATGCCTGCGAGCGATCGCTGCTGACCAGCCGATCAACGAGGTCTGCGCTGGAGCTTCACAAAACCTGAAAGACAGGGAAATCCTTGAGTTTCTGGGAGAGTGA
- a CDS encoding GntR family transcriptional regulator, giving the protein MRFHIQQESDIPASTQLYNQICFAIAARHYPPGHRLPSTRQLAMQTGLHRNTISKVYRQLETDGVVEAMAGSGIYVRDQQKPREMRTPTNPRNRGVTDVDREVRKCVDGLLNAGCTLQQTRDLLTREIDWRLRCGARVLVSTPREDIGASMLIAEELEPSLDVPVEVVPMEELESVLESASNGTVVTSRYFLQPVEELAKRHGVRAVAVDLNDFREELAMLKELRQGSCVGLVSISPGILRAAEVILHSMRGNELLLMTATPDVGSRLLALLRASSHVLCDRPSLPLVEQSLRQNRSQLMRMPQVHCSQSYLSGDTIELLRKEIGLQSD; this is encoded by the coding sequence GTGCGATTCCACATCCAACAGGAAAGCGACATCCCGGCGTCGACCCAGCTTTACAACCAGATTTGCTTCGCGATCGCAGCTCGGCACTACCCACCGGGTCACCGTCTGCCCAGCACGCGTCAGCTGGCCATGCAGACCGGCCTGCACCGCAACACGATCAGCAAGGTCTACCGCCAACTTGAAACCGACGGTGTGGTGGAAGCCATGGCGGGATCAGGCATTTATGTGCGCGATCAGCAGAAGCCACGGGAAATGCGCACCCCAACGAATCCGCGCAACCGCGGTGTCACCGATGTGGACCGTGAAGTTCGCAAGTGTGTGGATGGCCTGCTGAATGCGGGCTGCACCCTGCAGCAAACCAGGGATCTACTCACCCGGGAGATTGACTGGCGTCTGCGTTGCGGTGCCAGGGTCCTGGTCAGCACACCAAGGGAAGACATCGGTGCCTCGATGTTGATCGCCGAAGAACTCGAACCCAGCCTCGATGTACCGGTTGAAGTGGTGCCGATGGAGGAGCTGGAAAGTGTTCTGGAAAGCGCCAGCAATGGCACCGTTGTGACCAGCCGTTATTTCCTGCAACCGGTGGAGGAGCTGGCCAAGCGTCATGGAGTCCGCGCCGTGGCCGTGGATCTCAATGACTTCAGAGAAGAGCTCGCCATGCTCAAGGAACTGCGTCAGGGAAGTTGTGTGGGGCTTGTGAGCATCAGTCCTGGCATTCTGCGGGCCGCAGAAGTGATCCTTCACAGCATGCGCGGCAACGAGCTCCTGCTGATGACAGCCACACCTGATGTCGGCAGTCGCCTGCTCGCCCTGCTCAGGGCCTCAAGCCACGTGCTCTGCGATCGCCCCAGCCTGCCTCTTGTGGAACAAAGCCTGCGCCAAAACCGGTCCCAGTTGATGCGCATGCCCCAGGTGCATTGCTCCCAGAGCTACCTCAGTGGAGACACGATCGAACTACTGCGCAAGGAGATCGGTCTGCAAAGCGACTAA
- the infC gene encoding translation initiation factor IF-3, producing MPPRPRFDRRAPVRELPNINDRINYPQLRVVDADGTQLGVIDREEALSVAKERELDLVLVSEKADPPVCRIMDYGKYKFEQEKKAKEAKKKSHQTEVKEVKMRYKIDQHDYDVRIGQAQRFLKAGDKVKCTVIFRGREIQHTALAEVLLRRMAKDLEEPAEIQQPPKREGRNMIMFLTPRKTPLAKQDEKEEAANKAVRTITAPPRAAARQISKPAGNG from the coding sequence ATGCCACCACGTCCTCGTTTTGACCGCCGTGCTCCTGTCAGGGAGCTCCCCAACATCAACGATCGCATCAACTACCCACAGCTTCGTGTGGTGGATGCAGACGGCACTCAACTGGGAGTGATTGACCGGGAAGAAGCGTTATCAGTGGCCAAAGAACGGGAACTGGATCTTGTTCTGGTCAGCGAAAAAGCTGATCCACCTGTTTGCCGGATCATGGATTACGGCAAGTACAAGTTCGAACAAGAGAAAAAGGCCAAGGAAGCTAAGAAAAAATCGCATCAGACCGAAGTTAAAGAAGTCAAGATGCGATACAAAATTGATCAACACGATTACGACGTGCGGATTGGTCAGGCCCAGCGCTTTCTCAAGGCCGGCGACAAAGTGAAATGCACCGTGATCTTCCGCGGCCGCGAGATTCAACACACAGCTCTTGCTGAGGTTCTGCTAAGGCGCATGGCCAAGGATCTGGAGGAGCCTGCAGAGATCCAGCAACCCCCCAAACGTGAAGGACGCAACATGATCATGTTCCTCACACCGCGCAAAACGCCCCTGGCAAAGCAAGACGAAAAGGAAGAGGCTGCGAACAAAGCCGTGCGCACGATCACGGCACCCCCGCGCGCCGCGGCCAGGCAGATCAGCAAGCCTGCGGGAAACGGCTAA
- the miaA gene encoding tRNA (adenosine(37)-N6)-dimethylallyltransferase MiaA produces the protein MSDPSPPAAPGSAQLPPLVVVLLGPTASGKTALALELAERYELEILNIDSRQLYEGMDVGTAKPTAKQRARVPHHLVDLRRPDQPITLREFQDEALAMVNRSLNERGAAFLVGGSGLYLKALTAGLKPPSVAPQPALRKQLAQLGQAACHQLLMDADPEAGARISAADAVRTQRALEVLYATGRAMSSQTSASPPPWRVLELGLNPADLRQRISQRTEELYAQGLIEETQQLKQQYGADLPLLQTIGYGEALQVLGGHLDRTSAIAQTTKRTQQFAKRQRTWFRRQHQPHWLSDTDPFNDASQQIEAGLV, from the coding sequence ATGTCTGACCCCAGCCCACCGGCAGCGCCAGGATCAGCGCAGCTCCCACCACTGGTGGTGGTGCTGCTGGGACCCACCGCCAGTGGCAAAACGGCTCTGGCCCTCGAGCTGGCGGAACGCTACGAGCTCGAGATTTTGAACATTGATTCGCGGCAGCTCTATGAGGGCATGGATGTAGGCACTGCCAAACCGACCGCAAAGCAGAGAGCACGGGTGCCACATCACCTCGTTGACCTGCGCCGACCTGATCAACCGATCACCCTGCGCGAATTTCAGGACGAGGCACTTGCCATGGTGAACCGCAGCCTGAACGAGCGAGGTGCCGCTTTCCTGGTGGGTGGCAGCGGCCTTTATCTCAAGGCACTCACCGCTGGGCTGAAACCACCCTCGGTCGCACCTCAGCCGGCACTGCGAAAGCAACTGGCGCAGCTAGGTCAGGCGGCTTGTCATCAACTGCTGATGGACGCAGACCCTGAGGCAGGCGCACGGATCTCCGCAGCCGATGCAGTCCGCACCCAACGAGCACTGGAAGTGCTTTACGCCACTGGCAGAGCGATGAGCTCGCAGACCAGTGCCAGTCCTCCTCCGTGGCGCGTGCTCGAACTCGGGCTCAATCCAGCCGATCTACGCCAGCGCATCAGCCAGCGCACCGAAGAGTTGTATGCCCAGGGACTGATTGAAGAAACCCAACAACTGAAGCAGCAATACGGAGCTGACCTGCCACTACTGCAAACCATTGGCTACGGGGAAGCACTTCAGGTGCTTGGGGGGCATCTCGATCGAACCAGCGCCATCGCGCAGACCACCAAGCGCACGCAACAGTTCGCCAAGCGCCAGCGCACCTGGTTCAGACGTCAGCATCAGCCTCACTGGCTCAGTGATACCGATCCCTTCAACGATGCCAGTCAGCAGATCGAAGCCGGTCTAGTGTGA
- the gyrB gene encoding DNA topoisomerase (ATP-hydrolyzing) subunit B — translation MSEAAKVQAAYGAEQIQVLEGLEPVRKRPGMYIGTTGPRGLHHLVYEVVDNSVDEALAGHCTEIQVVLGEDGSAFISDNGRGIPTDVHPRTGKSALETVLTVLHAGGKFGAGGYKVSGGLHGVGVSVVNALSEWVEVTVRRQGKVHRQRFERGAPIGSLVSEDQPASENGLTGTSVQFKPDIQIFTVGIEFDYATLSARLRELAYLNGGVRIVFRDERETARDLDGNPREEIYFYEGGIKEYVAYMNAEKDALHPEIIYVNAEKDGVSIEAALQWCVDAYSDSILGFANNIRTVDGGTHIEGLKTVLTRTLNTFARKRGKRKEADGNLAGENIREGLTAVLSVKVPEPEFEGQTKTKLGNTEVRGIVDNLVGEALSQYLEFNPGVIDMILEKAIQAFNAAEAARRARELVRRKSVLESSTLPGKLADCSSRDPAESEIYIVEGDSAGGSAKQGRDRRFQAILPLRGKILNIEKTDDAKIYKNTEIQALITALGLGIKGEDFDAKNLRYHRVVIMTDADVDGAHIRTLILTFFYRYQKELVEGGYIYIACPPLYKVERGKKHSYCYNEQQLQKTLDGFGEKANYNIQRFKGLGEMMPKQLWETTMDPSTRTMKRVEVQDALEADRIFTILMGDKVAPRREFIETHSAELDMAELDI, via the coding sequence ATGAGCGAAGCCGCGAAAGTACAGGCGGCCTATGGCGCCGAACAAATTCAGGTGCTGGAGGGTCTTGAACCCGTCCGCAAGCGCCCCGGGATGTACATCGGCACCACCGGGCCGAGGGGTTTGCATCACCTGGTCTATGAGGTGGTGGACAATTCGGTTGATGAAGCCTTAGCAGGTCACTGCACCGAGATTCAGGTGGTGCTTGGCGAGGACGGGTCCGCCTTCATCTCCGATAACGGTCGTGGCATTCCCACTGACGTTCACCCCCGTACCGGCAAGAGTGCACTGGAAACGGTGCTGACCGTGCTGCACGCCGGTGGCAAGTTCGGTGCCGGCGGATACAAGGTTTCAGGCGGTCTTCACGGTGTTGGCGTGTCGGTTGTCAATGCTTTGAGCGAATGGGTGGAAGTCACCGTTCGCCGTCAGGGCAAGGTGCATCGCCAGCGCTTTGAGCGTGGAGCTCCCATCGGCAGTCTTGTTTCTGAAGATCAGCCAGCTAGTGAGAATGGTCTCACTGGCACCAGCGTGCAGTTCAAGCCCGACATTCAAATTTTCACTGTCGGCATCGAATTTGATTACGCGACCCTGTCTGCTCGCCTGCGCGAACTTGCTTATCTCAACGGAGGCGTGAGGATTGTCTTCCGCGACGAGCGGGAGACTGCCCGCGATTTAGACGGCAATCCCCGAGAAGAAATCTATTTCTACGAGGGCGGCATCAAAGAATATGTCGCTTATATGAATGCTGAAAAAGATGCACTACACCCTGAAATCATTTATGTGAATGCCGAAAAGGATGGTGTCTCGATTGAAGCAGCACTGCAGTGGTGCGTTGATGCTTATTCCGACAGTATTCTTGGATTCGCCAACAACATCCGCACAGTGGATGGCGGCACCCATATTGAAGGCTTGAAGACCGTTCTCACTCGCACGCTGAATACTTTTGCGCGTAAGCGCGGTAAAAGAAAAGAGGCGGATGGCAATCTTGCCGGAGAGAATATTCGTGAGGGACTGACAGCAGTGCTGTCTGTGAAGGTGCCTGAGCCTGAATTTGAAGGCCAGACCAAAACCAAATTGGGTAATACGGAAGTTCGTGGCATCGTCGACAATCTTGTCGGTGAGGCTCTCAGTCAGTACCTGGAGTTCAATCCAGGGGTGATCGATATGATCCTTGAGAAGGCCATTCAGGCCTTTAACGCCGCAGAAGCTGCCCGCCGCGCTCGTGAATTGGTGCGGCGCAAGAGCGTCTTGGAAAGTTCAACATTGCCTGGAAAATTGGCAGATTGCAGTTCTCGCGATCCTGCTGAATCCGAGATCTACATTGTTGAGGGGGATTCGGCTGGTGGTTCCGCCAAGCAGGGCCGTGATCGTCGTTTCCAGGCAATCCTGCCATTGAGAGGCAAGATTCTCAATATTGAAAAGACTGACGACGCCAAGATCTACAAAAATACTGAAATCCAAGCTTTGATCACAGCTCTTGGCCTGGGGATTAAAGGGGAAGATTTTGACGCTAAGAATCTGCGTTATCACCGGGTTGTGATCATGACAGATGCAGATGTTGATGGTGCGCACATTCGTACTTTGATCTTGACATTTTTCTATCGATATCAGAAAGAGTTGGTCGAAGGTGGATATATTTATATTGCATGCCCTCCTTTATACAAAGTTGAGCGGGGTAAAAAGCATTCATATTGTTACAATGAGCAGCAATTGCAAAAAACGTTGGACGGATTTGGTGAAAAAGCTAATTACAACATCCAGCGATTCAAAGGTTTGGGCGAAATGATGCCCAAGCAACTTTGGGAAACCACGATGGATCCTTCCACTCGCACCATGAAGCGAGTGGAAGTTCAAGATGCGTTGGAAGCGGATCGCATTTTTACAATTTTGATGGGCGACAAAGTGGCCCCGCGGCGGGAATTCATCGAAACCCATAGTGCTGAGCTCGACATGGCAGAACTCGATATCTGA
- a CDS encoding SH3 domain-containing protein has protein sequence MNHSATVMLRWSWLLGVSLIGPVALPAGGAERRLPQIRRQQGSGPLLSGSDCVLHSSPLVAAPALRRLEIGTPLQLLRRWRSDDGRDWIQVKVTSGPALTDAVERQRGWIHH, from the coding sequence ATGAATCACTCCGCAACGGTGATGCTGCGTTGGAGCTGGTTGCTTGGCGTGTCCTTAATCGGTCCTGTCGCTTTACCGGCAGGCGGGGCAGAACGGCGTTTGCCGCAGATTCGTCGCCAGCAGGGCAGCGGCCCTCTACTGAGTGGCAGCGACTGTGTACTGCATTCCAGTCCGCTTGTTGCAGCTCCTGCTTTGCGGCGACTGGAGATCGGAACACCGTTGCAATTGTTGCGTCGATGGCGCAGTGATGACGGCAGGGACTGGATTCAGGTGAAGGTCACCTCTGGACCTGCGCTTACTGATGCTGTAGAGCGGCAGAGAGGTTGGATTCATCACTGA
- a CDS encoding fluoride efflux transporter FluC, giving the protein MVGLGAIPGAWLRLRVVNHFEPLVPRKHWGTFAVNLVAAFALGLVLGLERTGRCDNSTGVSALILLVGTGFFGSLSTFSTFAVEVLTTLRERRWGEAVLLTSGSVIAGLLVAAAGFSLGLVNA; this is encoded by the coding sequence ATGGTTGGGCTGGGTGCCATTCCTGGCGCCTGGTTGCGCTTGAGAGTCGTCAATCACTTTGAACCCCTGGTTCCCAGGAAGCACTGGGGAACCTTTGCGGTGAATCTGGTGGCTGCATTCGCCCTGGGCCTGGTGCTCGGTTTGGAGCGAACGGGGCGTTGCGACAACTCCACAGGTGTTTCCGCGCTGATTTTGTTGGTGGGTACAGGATTTTTTGGAAGCCTGAGCACGTTTTCCACCTTTGCAGTAGAGGTTCTTACCACGTTGCGTGAACGCCGTTGGGGAGAAGCCGTTTTGCTCACAAGTGGTTCGGTGATCGCTGGTCTGCTGGTTGCTGCTGCAGGTTTCAGTCTGGGACTTGTCAATGCCTGA
- a CDS encoding fluoride efflux transporter FluC, producing the protein MPEQSPSLSKELQELVLVAVGAVPGALLRWQTSAVFHDRDVLVNVFGSLILGLLLGLPYRPRLQLLVGIGFCGSLTTFSSWMVNSVNLIVSGQPFEALGLIGMTLGLGLGGAALGLWIGRSVDALKLKPSEPPR; encoded by the coding sequence ATGCCTGAACAGTCGCCGTCTCTGTCCAAGGAGCTTCAGGAGCTTGTTTTGGTTGCCGTGGGTGCTGTGCCAGGAGCTTTGTTGCGCTGGCAGACCAGTGCTGTGTTTCATGACCGAGACGTTCTGGTGAACGTTTTCGGTTCTCTGATCTTGGGCTTGTTGCTGGGCCTACCCTATCGGCCGCGGCTTCAGCTGCTGGTTGGAATTGGTTTCTGCGGTTCGTTGACCACGTTCAGCAGCTGGATGGTCAACAGCGTGAATCTGATTGTTTCGGGCCAGCCGTTCGAGGCCCTTGGATTGATTGGCATGACCTTAGGGCTGGGCCTTGGTGGCGCAGCCCTTGGTTTATGGATCGGCCGCAGCGTCGATGCGCTGAAGCTCAAGCCTTCAGAGCCGCCTCGATAG
- a CDS encoding glutathione peroxidase, producing MSVNISKVVVKTSTGTDQSLGNYAGKVLLIVNVASRCGFTKQYAGLQALQDKYGAQGLCVLGFPCNDFGAQEPGSLDEIKSFCSTTYGASFELFDKVHATGSTTEPYSTLNQAEPAGDVAWNFEKFLVGKDGTVLSRYKSGVAPEEAELNSAIEAALKA from the coding sequence ATGTCCGTCAACATCTCCAAGGTTGTGGTGAAAACCTCCACAGGGACCGATCAGTCATTAGGTAACTACGCCGGAAAAGTGCTGCTGATCGTGAACGTGGCTAGCCGTTGCGGCTTCACCAAGCAATATGCCGGCCTTCAAGCCCTGCAAGACAAGTACGGCGCACAGGGCCTTTGCGTTCTGGGATTTCCCTGCAACGACTTTGGAGCCCAGGAGCCCGGCAGCCTTGATGAAATCAAGAGCTTCTGCTCAACCACCTACGGAGCCAGCTTCGAACTGTTCGACAAGGTGCATGCCACAGGCAGCACCACCGAGCCCTACAGCACGCTTAATCAGGCGGAGCCTGCTGGAGATGTGGCCTGGAATTTTGAAAAATTCCTGGTCGGCAAGGACGGTACGGTTCTCTCTCGCTACAAGAGCGGAGTTGCCCCTGAAGAGGCTGAACTCAACAGCGCTATCGAGGCGGCTCTGAAGGCTTGA
- a CDS encoding acyltransferase family protein: MFRAGAVFLVLWSHAGPLLPDTWPNVLSANWFRPGFWGVTIFFAISGFLIIGQLLDVVMDRRQETIKVFVLRRWFRTVPTYWILLGLFSCTGFVIWFGWRSLLLNALFIQGPMIGIPVLLPVSWSLVIEEWSYLLYAVFAALLLFCRRRYQLPRSLMERSFLVLLLFLPCLSGALRWSVMDQGASVQMIKQGLFSQIDALSYGGLLAWWMRRSPENFDRLARSGNVVLPILIIVICGVSTSVPDLFRNVLDPLPEASRLWVAFGFYPTVGFLASALIVSSWKFRYSFLPVSMRRAFRELSRCSYSVYLLHMPLASLLMQFNMPIVLRLITYFLGSIGIGSLCWQCLERPFMRLRTKVC, encoded by the coding sequence CTGTTCCGAGCAGGTGCCGTTTTTCTTGTGCTCTGGTCTCACGCAGGGCCATTACTCCCTGACACCTGGCCGAATGTTCTGTCTGCCAACTGGTTTCGACCTGGCTTTTGGGGAGTCACAATCTTTTTTGCCATCAGCGGCTTTCTGATCATCGGGCAATTGTTGGATGTGGTGATGGACCGGCGCCAGGAAACCATCAAGGTATTTGTGTTGCGCCGCTGGTTTCGGACAGTTCCTACGTATTGGATTCTTCTCGGTCTATTCAGCTGCACTGGATTTGTCATTTGGTTTGGTTGGCGCTCACTGCTACTGAATGCCCTGTTCATTCAGGGACCAATGATTGGGATTCCTGTGCTGTTGCCTGTTTCATGGAGCCTGGTGATTGAAGAGTGGAGTTATCTCCTCTATGCAGTTTTTGCGGCGTTGCTGCTGTTCTGTCGTCGGCGTTATCAGCTGCCGCGTTCGTTGATGGAGCGATCTTTTCTTGTTCTGCTTCTGTTTCTGCCTTGCCTGTCTGGTGCATTGCGTTGGTCTGTGATGGACCAGGGTGCTTCTGTGCAGATGATCAAGCAAGGGCTTTTCTCGCAAATCGATGCACTGTCTTACGGGGGATTGCTGGCTTGGTGGATGCGTCGGTCGCCAGAGAACTTCGATCGATTGGCTCGCTCTGGGAACGTGGTTTTACCTATTTTGATCATCGTGATTTGCGGGGTATCCACATCAGTTCCCGATTTGTTCCGTAATGTGCTGGATCCCCTTCCAGAAGCATCAAGGCTTTGGGTTGCCTTCGGTTTTTATCCGACGGTTGGTTTCCTCGCCTCGGCTCTGATTGTGTCGAGTTGGAAATTCAGGTATTCCTTTCTTCCCGTTTCAATGCGCCGTGCATTTCGGGAACTCAGCCGTTGCAGTTACTCCGTGTATTTGCTGCATATGCCTCTAGCCAGTCTGCTGATGCAGTTCAATATGCCAATCGTCTTGCGTTTGATCACCTATTTCCTGGGTTCCATCGGCATTGGTAGCCTTTGTTGGCAATGTCTAGAGCGACCTTTCATGCGCCTTCGAACCAAAGTGTGTTGA